In Cytophagia bacterium CHB2, the following proteins share a genomic window:
- a CDS encoding serine hydrolase: protein MIFAVRMHFQPGETRCFGDNDPAISSSHLPLNSLWNHAMQKPLLQIFAHLLLAFSLSAQPENWEVVHEKTEAKLWEIAGNVSGVMGIAALDLTSGERFGVNENMIFPQGSAIKIPVLMEVYKQATEGKFRLMDLRWIDKEHKVGGSGILQQLGDHTSQLSIRDLAILMIVLSDNTATNMLIDLVGMENVNRTMSSLGLTQTRLQRRMINAAASGKGEENLSTPFEAVRIMEILHRGEFLNRQVCDEILEILKKPKSGGLNAGLPANLPAAFKPGGIPGVSTEWAIVYLKERPYAVAVMEKYEMNGEAKSAMKEISRILYDYFWRLGNATRYGTYVEPALIK from the coding sequence CGGCGATAATGACCCAGCGATTTCATCATCGCATCTGCCACTAAACTCACTGTGGAACCACGCCATGCAAAAACCATTGCTCCAGATTTTTGCCCATCTCCTTCTGGCATTTTCGCTTTCAGCACAACCGGAAAACTGGGAGGTTGTTCACGAGAAGACAGAAGCCAAACTCTGGGAAATCGCCGGCAACGTAAGCGGTGTGATGGGTATCGCAGCGCTTGATCTCACCTCGGGTGAACGCTTCGGCGTCAACGAGAACATGATTTTCCCCCAGGGCAGCGCCATCAAGATTCCCGTTTTGATGGAGGTTTACAAACAGGCAACCGAGGGCAAATTCAGACTAATGGATTTGCGCTGGATCGACAAAGAGCACAAAGTCGGCGGCAGCGGCATTCTGCAGCAGCTCGGCGATCACACCTCCCAATTGAGCATCCGTGATCTTGCCATCTTGATGATCGTGCTGAGCGACAATACTGCTACGAATATGCTCATCGATTTGGTTGGCATGGAGAACGTCAATCGCACCATGTCATCACTTGGCCTCACGCAGACCCGCTTGCAGCGTCGCATGATCAACGCCGCCGCTTCCGGCAAGGGCGAGGAAAACCTTTCGACCCCGTTCGAAGCTGTTCGCATTATGGAAATTCTCCATCGGGGCGAATTTTTGAATCGGCAGGTGTGCGATGAAATTCTCGAGATTTTGAAGAAGCCAAAATCAGGCGGCCTCAATGCCGGATTGCCCGCGAACCTTCCCGCGGCATTCAAGCCCGGCGGTATTCCCGGCGTCTCAACTGAATGGGCAATTGTTTATCTTAAAGAACGCCCTTACGCCGTTGCCGTCATGGAAAAATATGAGATGAACGGCGAGGCCAAGTCCGCCATGAAAGAAATCTCGCGCATCCTGTATGATTATTTTTGGCGACTGGGCAACGCCACGCGTTATGGAACTTATGTCGAGCCGGCGTTGATCAAATAA
- a CDS encoding DUF1080 domain-containing protein, whose protein sequence is MALCLAFSGYAQEQAGWEKLFNGKNLNNWRVLNGTAEFKIENGVILGVSKINTPNTFLATKDEFDDFILEFEAKLDDGLNSGVQIRSLSKPDYENGRVHGYQIEIDPSPRAWSGGIYDEARRGWLYNLECNPKAKTAYQPNAWNKFRVEAIGNHIRVWLNEVPTADLVDDMTTKGFVALQVHSIGNDRELDGRTVQFRNLRIKRINLVKEKRSGSSEIPQISYLTNQLTEREKSEGWELLWDGKTTNGWRGARLDHFPGKGWKIADGVLTVMKGAGGESQQGGDIVTMKKYKNFVLEVDFKLTKGANSGIKYFVNTELNQGEGSAIGCEYQILDDEHHPDAKQGANGNRTLASLYDLIPADAKFYAPNEAIAKRVNQYNWNRARIVVDGNHVQHFLNGIKVVDYERGTQMWRALVARSKYVVWPRFGELPEGHILLQDHGDEVSFKNIKIKITD, encoded by the coding sequence ATGGCACTATGCCTGGCTTTTTCAGGTTATGCTCAAGAACAAGCGGGCTGGGAGAAACTGTTCAACGGCAAAAATTTGAACAATTGGCGCGTGTTGAACGGAACCGCAGAGTTCAAGATTGAAAACGGCGTTATCTTGGGCGTGAGCAAAATAAACACACCGAATACATTTTTGGCCACCAAAGATGAATTCGACGACTTCATTCTGGAGTTCGAAGCCAAACTTGATGACGGCCTGAATTCCGGTGTGCAAATTCGTAGCCTGAGCAAGCCGGACTATGAAAACGGCCGCGTGCACGGTTATCAAATCGAGATTGATCCTTCGCCGCGTGCATGGAGCGGCGGCATTTATGATGAAGCCCGCAGAGGCTGGCTCTACAATCTCGAATGCAATCCCAAGGCCAAAACCGCCTACCAACCCAATGCTTGGAACAAATTCCGCGTCGAAGCCATCGGTAATCACATTCGTGTGTGGCTGAACGAGGTTCCCACGGCCGACCTCGTTGATGATATGACGACAAAAGGTTTTGTGGCATTGCAGGTACACAGCATTGGCAATGATCGCGAGCTGGACGGCAGAACCGTACAGTTCCGCAACCTTCGCATCAAAAGAATAAATCTGGTGAAAGAGAAACGCTCGGGGTCAAGCGAGATTCCACAAATCAGCTATCTCACGAATCAATTGACGGAGCGGGAAAAAAGTGAGGGCTGGGAACTGCTGTGGGACGGCAAGACCACGAATGGTTGGCGCGGCGCGAGGCTGGATCATTTTCCAGGAAAAGGCTGGAAAATCGCTGACGGTGTCTTAACCGTCATGAAAGGCGCCGGCGGCGAATCTCAGCAAGGCGGCGATATCGTGACGATGAAAAAGTACAAGAATTTCGTTCTGGAGGTTGACTTCAAACTCACCAAGGGCGCCAACAGTGGCATCAAGTATTTTGTCAATACCGAATTGAACCAGGGTGAAGGCTCAGCCATTGGTTGTGAATATCAAATTCTCGACGATGAGCATCATCCTGATGCCAAACAGGGCGCAAACGGCAATCGTACGCTGGCCTCCTTGTATGATTTGATTCCCGCCGACGCCAAATTCTATGCGCCCAACGAGGCCATTGCCAAACGTGTCAATCAATACAACTGGAATCGAGCAAGAATCGTGGTCGATGGCAATCACGTGCAACATTTTTTGAACGGCATTAAAGTGGTGGATTACGAACGGGGAACGCAAATGTGGCGGGCATTGGTGGCGCGCAGCAAATATGTAGTCTGGCCCAGGTTCGGCGAGCTGCCGGAGGGCCACATTCTGCTGCAAGATCACGGCGATGAAGTCTCTTTCAAAAATATCAAGATCAAAATCACGGATTGA
- a CDS encoding Gfo/Idh/MocA family oxidoreductase, which yields MATNFSRRDFLKTASLASAGLAFRANAFSAKSYRRILGANERVNFAIIGLHGRGYGHLSALADCKNAMVTHICDVDKRELDPFALNVQGKFGQSPVQAKDFRTFLDSKDVDAITICTPEHWHTHMAIMGLQAGKHVYVEKPPSHNPAEGELLVQAQKKYGKLVQMGNQQRSSLHTMEAIQKIREGVIGKAYFGKAWYSNERKSIGVGKQVAVPDYLDWELWQGPAPRRAYRDNVHPYNWHWFWHWGTGETLNNGTHEVDVCLWALEVKYPQRVSAAGGRYHFKDDWEFYDTLVTNYEYDGKMITWEGRSCQGKKYYGRGRGAMIHGTEGAILIDRDGYEIYNAIDEKVFEYAKPEKDAALDTRGEGPLTTAHFQNFINAITLNEKLHSPIAEGNVSVTMLQLSNIAWKVGRSLNLDTSNGHILKDKPAMKMWRREYERGWELKL from the coding sequence ATGGCAACAAACTTTTCCAGAAGAGATTTTCTGAAAACTGCTTCCCTCGCCTCTGCCGGACTGGCATTCAGGGCGAACGCGTTCTCCGCCAAAAGCTATCGTCGCATCCTGGGCGCGAATGAGCGCGTGAATTTTGCCATCATCGGATTGCACGGCCGGGGCTACGGTCATCTTTCCGCTCTCGCGGATTGCAAAAACGCAATGGTCACACACATTTGCGACGTTGACAAAAGAGAACTCGATCCTTTTGCCTTGAACGTGCAGGGGAAGTTTGGACAATCGCCAGTGCAGGCCAAGGATTTTCGCACGTTTCTCGATTCAAAAGACGTCGATGCGATCACGATCTGCACGCCGGAACATTGGCACACCCACATGGCGATCATGGGATTGCAGGCCGGCAAGCATGTATATGTCGAGAAGCCGCCCAGCCACAATCCCGCTGAAGGCGAGTTGTTGGTGCAGGCACAGAAGAAGTATGGCAAGTTGGTGCAGATGGGCAATCAACAGCGTTCCTCGTTGCACACGATGGAGGCGATTCAAAAAATCAGAGAAGGCGTGATCGGCAAAGCTTATTTCGGCAAAGCCTGGTACAGTAATGAAAGAAAATCAATCGGCGTTGGCAAGCAGGTCGCCGTGCCCGATTATTTGGATTGGGAACTCTGGCAGGGCCCGGCGCCGCGGCGCGCTTATCGCGATAACGTTCATCCTTACAACTGGCATTGGTTTTGGCATTGGGGCACAGGCGAAACGTTGAATAACGGCACACACGAAGTCGATGTTTGCCTCTGGGCATTAGAGGTCAAATATCCGCAGCGTGTCAGCGCCGCCGGCGGCCGGTATCATTTCAAAGATGATTGGGAGTTTTATGACACGCTGGTAACCAACTACGAATATGACGGCAAAATGATTACCTGGGAAGGCCGTAGTTGTCAGGGCAAGAAGTATTACGGCCGCGGCCGCGGCGCCATGATTCACGGCACGGAAGGCGCCATTCTAATCGATCGCGATGGCTATGAGATTTACAATGCCATCGATGAAAAAGTGTTTGAGTATGCCAAGCCGGAAAAAGATGCGGCGCTGGACACAAGGGGCGAGGGCCCGCTGACCACGGCACATTTTCAGAATTTCATCAATGCCATCACATTGAATGAAAAACTTCATTCCCCCATTGCAGAAGGCAATGTAAGCGTAACGATGCTGCAATTGTCAAATATCGCCTGGAAAGTTGGGCGCTCATTAAACCTCGATACCTCGAATGGCCATATTCTTAAAGATAAACCAGCCATGAAAATGTGGCGCCGTGAATATGAACGCGGCTGGGAATTGAAATTATAA
- a CDS encoding methyltransferase, with protein MTSRELVKATLEFASPTRIPRQLWLLPWASERYPRELRQIQEIFSDDIIASPPFYQESPKTVGDMYAPGIYVDEWGCRFENVEPGIIGIVHEPLLEDWQDVEKIKCPAELLSVDVEQVNAFCRSTDKFVLSGCGPRPFEQLQFIRSAENLLLDLAQQPAGLLVLLERLHQFYCKQLELWATTEVDALTFLDDWGMQNSMLISPVMWRKLFKPLYRDYIEIAHAHGKYAFMHSDGYILDILPDLIELGLDAINAQIFCMGVEKLNACCKGKITFWGEIDRQYLLPYGTADEIVRAVKSVHEALYANGGIIAQCEFGPGAKPENVHLVFETWSRL; from the coding sequence ATGACATCGCGTGAATTAGTCAAAGCCACATTGGAATTTGCCTCGCCAACGAGAATCCCGCGGCAACTCTGGCTGTTGCCTTGGGCCAGCGAACGCTATCCCCGCGAGTTGCGGCAAATTCAAGAAATTTTCTCTGATGATATCATCGCCTCACCGCCATTTTATCAGGAATCTCCCAAAACTGTTGGAGACATGTATGCCCCCGGTATTTACGTTGACGAGTGGGGATGTCGTTTTGAAAATGTCGAGCCGGGTATCATTGGCATTGTCCATGAGCCACTGTTGGAAGATTGGCAAGATGTAGAAAAGATCAAATGCCCAGCGGAGCTGCTCAGTGTTGACGTTGAACAAGTGAACGCGTTTTGCCGAAGCACCGATAAATTCGTGCTCTCCGGTTGCGGGCCACGCCCCTTTGAACAGTTGCAGTTCATTCGCAGCGCGGAAAACCTTTTGCTCGATCTCGCGCAGCAACCAGCCGGGCTGTTGGTTTTGCTGGAACGCCTGCACCAATTTTATTGCAAACAACTTGAATTGTGGGCGACGACGGAAGTAGATGCGTTGACCTTCCTGGACGATTGGGGCATGCAAAACTCTATGCTGATTTCGCCCGTGATGTGGCGCAAGTTGTTCAAGCCGCTGTATCGTGATTACATCGAGATTGCGCACGCGCATGGCAAGTATGCGTTCATGCACTCGGATGGCTATATCCTTGACATTCTGCCGGACTTGATTGAGTTGGGATTGGATGCTATCAATGCGCAAATCTTTTGCATGGGCGTGGAGAAATTAAACGCATGCTGCAAAGGCAAGATTACGTTCTGGGGAGAAATCGACCGGCAGTATCTTTTGCCTTATGGCACTGCGGATGAAATCGTGCGCGCCGTCAAGAGCGTTCATGAAGCCCTGTATGCCAACGGTGGAATCATTGCCCAATGCGAGTTTGGCCCGGGCGCAAAGCCGGAAAACGTTCATCTGGTATTTGAAACGTGGAGCAGGTTATAA
- a CDS encoding SDR family oxidoreductase, producing the protein MDGRSQNRHAGHGHSDAQHRLERMPSHFIKSRRRNRHRRGIDAFGAASGNVHLHGFPVEHQRPGWITDSGRRFGGGLNMRGLKDQVAIVTGGLGDLGYASAARLVEDGCRVALFDIKPDPQQRAAQIGCSLFQVDISNESQIEQACEAVAAQLGPASILVNSAAYFIFKSVDAAVEDWQRILSVNVMGTSLVAKHAVPQMKKLGKGSIVNFSSVSGFVGQPNFATYNSTKFAIRGLTKCWAQDLAPYGIRVNSLCPGYIYTSAFVNSCKQLGRNIEEEDRKAAAMHLLGRQGKPEEVAAAVAFLASDEASFITGSDLLVDGGYLAK; encoded by the coding sequence ATGGATGGCCGGTCGCAAAATCGGCATGCTGGGCATGGACACTCCGACGCCCAGCACCGCCTGGAAAGAATGCCATCACATTTTATTAAAAGCCGGCGTCGAAATCGTCATCGTCGAGGGATTGACGCATTTGGAGCAGCTTCCGGAAACGTTCATCTTCATGGGTTTCCCGTTGAACATCAAAGGCCGGGATGGATCACCGATTCGGGCCGTCGCTTTGGTGGAGGATTGAACATGCGAGGTTTGAAAGATCAAGTCGCCATCGTGACCGGCGGGCTGGGTGATCTCGGCTACGCCAGCGCCGCGCGTTTGGTGGAAGACGGCTGCCGCGTGGCGTTGTTTGATATCAAACCTGATCCGCAGCAACGCGCCGCGCAGATCGGTTGTTCACTTTTTCAGGTTGACATCAGCAATGAGTCGCAAATCGAGCAAGCCTGCGAAGCCGTGGCGGCGCAGTTAGGCCCGGCATCGATTTTGGTCAACTCGGCAGCTTATTTTATTTTCAAAAGTGTCGATGCCGCCGTGGAAGATTGGCAGCGGATTCTGAGCGTCAACGTGATGGGCACCTCGCTGGTCGCCAAACACGCGGTGCCGCAAATGAAAAAATTAGGAAAGGGAAGCATTGTCAATTTTTCGTCGGTTAGCGGATTTGTCGGCCAGCCGAATTTCGCAACATACAATTCCACCAAGTTTGCCATTCGCGGCTTGACCAAATGTTGGGCCCAGGATCTCGCGCCGTATGGCATCCGTGTCAACAGTTTGTGCCCGGGATATATTTACACCTCGGCGTTTGTCAACTCTTGCAAGCAACTTGGCCGCAACATTGAGGAAGAAGACCGCAAAGCTGCGGCCATGCACTTGCTTGGCCGGCAAGGCAAGCCGGAGGAAGTGGCGGCAGCGGTGGCGTTTCTCGCGAGCGATGAAGCCTCGTTCATTACCGGCAGCGATCTTTTGGTGGACGGCGGCTATCTGGCGAAATAA
- a CDS encoding cyclase family protein, with translation MKKTNRKRDMKLIDLSHPLEHGQLNFPWDPKISVVVHNTVTSIGYNITQISMSTHQGTHLDAPFHFYDDGKTLDQMRLEQFYGKATLIDLAPGSALAAKTPLTIEMFKPHAEKFHRGAKVIYRTGWDRQFGTAEYFAEFPTLTLEVAQWMAGRKIGMLGMDTPTPSTAWKECHHILLKAGVEIVIVEGLTHLEQLPETFIFMGFPLNIKGRDGSPIRAVALVED, from the coding sequence ATGAAAAAAACTAACAGGAAACGTGATATGAAATTGATCGATCTCTCCCATCCGTTGGAACACGGGCAGTTGAATTTTCCGTGGGATCCCAAAATCAGCGTGGTGGTACACAATACTGTGACCTCCATCGGCTACAACATCACGCAGATCAGCATGTCTACTCATCAGGGCACGCATCTCGATGCGCCGTTTCATTTTTATGATGACGGAAAAACCCTCGATCAAATGCGGCTGGAACAATTTTATGGGAAAGCCACACTGATCGATCTCGCTCCGGGCAGCGCGCTGGCGGCGAAAACGCCTCTGACCATCGAGATGTTTAAACCGCATGCAGAAAAGTTTCACCGGGGCGCGAAAGTTATTTACCGCACTGGTTGGGATCGCCAATTTGGCACCGCCGAGTATTTCGCAGAATTTCCAACTTTGACGTTGGAAGTGGCGCAATGGATGGCCGGTCGCAAAATCGGCATGCTGGGCATGGACACTCCGACGCCCAGCACCGCCTGGAAAGAATGCCATCACATTTTATTAAAAGCCGGCGTCGAAATCGTCATCGTCGAGGGATTGACGCATTTGGAGCAGCTTCCGGAAACGTTCATCTTCATGGGTTTCCCGTTGAACATCAAAGGCCGGGATGGATCACCGATTCGGGCCGTCGCTTTGGTGGAGGATTGA
- a CDS encoding fumarylacetoacetate hydrolase family protein produces MKIIRFLNDNSDICYGTPASTGKANLIRGDIFGYFEITKEVIVIKKLLAPIAPAQILGTGLNYRQHAKEGGMAIPEYPVLFVKGLNTLQHPGEPIVIPTHLRSDKVDYECELAVVIGKTCKNVSRSEALDYVLGYTCANDVSARDWQLERGGGQWCRGKFFDTFTPLGPQLITKDELPAPNHLQIKTILNGEVKQDWNTDDMIFDVPALIEFFSGSTTLPPGTVILTGTPHGVGMAQQPPRWLRPGDEVTIEIENIGRLTNPVVDEKN; encoded by the coding sequence ATGAAGATCATCCGGTTTTTGAACGACAACAGTGACATTTGTTACGGCACGCCGGCCAGTACGGGCAAGGCGAATCTCATTCGCGGCGATATTTTTGGCTATTTTGAAATCACCAAAGAAGTCATCGTCATCAAAAAATTGCTCGCGCCCATCGCGCCGGCGCAGATTCTCGGTACCGGCCTAAATTACCGGCAGCATGCGAAAGAAGGCGGCATGGCGATTCCCGAATATCCGGTTTTGTTCGTGAAGGGACTGAATACGCTGCAACATCCGGGTGAGCCGATTGTGATCCCAACGCATCTGCGGAGCGACAAAGTCGATTATGAATGCGAGTTGGCCGTGGTGATTGGCAAGACCTGCAAGAACGTCAGCCGGAGCGAGGCGCTCGACTACGTGTTGGGTTACACTTGTGCCAATGACGTCAGCGCGCGCGATTGGCAGCTCGAACGCGGCGGCGGGCAGTGGTGCCGGGGAAAATTTTTTGATACGTTCACGCCCCTCGGGCCGCAGTTGATTACAAAAGACGAATTGCCCGCGCCAAATCATTTGCAAATTAAAACCATTCTCAACGGCGAAGTGAAGCAAGACTGGAACACTGATGATATGATTTTTGATGTCCCCGCCTTGATCGAATTTTTCAGCGGCAGCACCACCTTGCCGCCGGGCACGGTGATTCTCACCGGCACACCGCACGGTGTCGGCATGGCGCAGCAGCCGCCGCGCTGGCTGCGTCCCGGCGATGAAGTGACGATTGAAATCGAAAACATCGGCCGGCTCACCAATCCGGTTGTTGATGAAAAAAACTAA
- a CDS encoding C-terminal binding protein produces the protein MPAHKVLYTDHGFASLASEKQIIEAADAELIVAQCKTATDVIALAPEADALLVQWAPITAEVIRALRRCKVIVRLGIGVDNVAVDAATAHGIPVCNVPDYCIDEVADHTVALALALARQIPFVDRRVRDKIWKITPPAPMPAFKDMIFATMGFGRIAQAVQRRMQSFGCTSIAHDPFVSREVLQSARVVAKPLDEVFATADILSLHCPLTPETHHLINPARLRQMKPRAILINTARGALVDTVALAQALRNGEIAAAGLDVFEPEPLPDDHPLRFCEQAILTSHIAWYSERSAPALQRKAAEEIVRGLRGEPLKNQINIKKI, from the coding sequence ATGCCCGCACACAAAGTTCTTTACACCGATCATGGTTTCGCCTCGCTCGCCAGTGAGAAGCAAATCATCGAGGCTGCAGATGCTGAACTGATCGTCGCGCAGTGCAAAACCGCGACAGACGTCATCGCCCTCGCGCCGGAGGCTGACGCGCTGCTGGTGCAATGGGCGCCGATCACCGCCGAGGTGATTCGCGCGCTGCGCCGGTGCAAAGTCATCGTGCGTCTCGGCATCGGAGTGGATAACGTGGCGGTGGACGCGGCAACGGCGCATGGCATTCCGGTTTGCAATGTGCCGGACTATTGCATCGACGAAGTGGCGGATCACACCGTGGCGCTGGCGTTGGCACTCGCCCGGCAAATTCCATTCGTTGATCGGCGCGTGCGTGATAAAATTTGGAAGATCACGCCGCCGGCGCCGATGCCGGCATTTAAAGACATGATCTTTGCCACCATGGGTTTTGGCCGGATTGCACAGGCGGTGCAACGACGCATGCAAAGTTTCGGTTGCACCAGCATTGCCCATGATCCGTTTGTCTCCCGCGAGGTGTTGCAGTCGGCGCGTGTTGTCGCGAAGCCACTCGACGAAGTTTTTGCCACTGCGGATATTCTTTCGCTGCACTGCCCTTTGACGCCAGAGACTCATCATCTCATCAACCCCGCGAGGCTGCGGCAGATGAAACCGAGGGCTATTCTCATTAATACTGCACGAGGCGCATTGGTGGATACGGTAGCGCTGGCGCAGGCGCTGCGTAATGGAGAGATCGCCGCTGCCGGGCTTGACGTGTTCGAGCCGGAACCTTTGCCGGATGATCATCCGTTGCGATTCTGTGAGCAGGCGATTCTCACCTCGCATATCGCCTGGTACAGCGAGCGCAGCGCTCCGGCGTTGCAACGCAAAGCTGCCGAAGAAATCGTCCGCGGCTTGCGCGGCGAGCCGTTGAAAAATCAAATTAATATCAAAAAAATTTGA
- a CDS encoding zinc-binding dehydrogenase has product MKTLFYPEWDRLEVREQPIPKIAGDEVLLRVAACGICGSELETFKNRNPRRTPPLIMGHEFCGTIVESGDAFQAFHKGQKVISHSVANCGACRPCRRGNTHLCENRQIFGMHRPGAFAEFINVPAQCLIRWPEDLPAATACLAEPLANGVHVANLIKTRHPKMICVLGAGPIGLLCQQAAQILLGSTTIVSDFIPERLEIAKKLGAQVTVNARQENAVEVVREITSNEGVDVVIDAVGAATTKQQALEMVRPGGAVVWIGLHENTIAFDSYKVTLPEVTIYGSYAATLHELQEAVNLMASRRVEVESWVQTFPLADGVTAFQKMLAAKGSDVKAVLVP; this is encoded by the coding sequence ATGAAAACGCTTTTTTATCCCGAATGGGATCGGCTCGAGGTACGGGAGCAGCCCATTCCAAAAATCGCCGGTGATGAAGTGTTGCTACGCGTCGCCGCGTGTGGCATTTGCGGCAGCGAGCTGGAAACTTTCAAAAACCGCAACCCGCGCCGCACGCCGCCGTTGATTATGGGACATGAATTCTGCGGCACGATAGTCGAATCTGGCGACGCCTTTCAAGCATTTCATAAGGGACAAAAAGTCATCAGCCACTCCGTGGCGAATTGCGGCGCGTGCCGTCCATGTCGACGCGGCAACACCCATCTTTGTGAAAATCGCCAAATTTTCGGCATGCACCGGCCCGGGGCGTTTGCGGAATTTATCAATGTGCCAGCCCAATGTTTGATTCGCTGGCCGGAAGATTTGCCCGCGGCGACCGCTTGTCTCGCCGAACCGCTGGCGAATGGTGTGCACGTCGCCAATTTGATAAAAACCCGCCATCCGAAAATGATTTGCGTCCTGGGCGCCGGACCTATTGGGTTGTTGTGTCAACAGGCGGCACAAATTCTATTGGGCAGCACGACGATTGTTTCCGATTTCATCCCCGAACGTTTGGAGATTGCAAAAAAATTAGGCGCACAAGTCACAGTCAACGCGCGGCAAGAAAATGCCGTCGAAGTTGTTCGCGAGATTACCAGCAATGAAGGTGTTGACGTGGTTATCGACGCGGTCGGAGCTGCCACGACCAAACAGCAAGCGTTGGAGATGGTTCGCCCCGGCGGCGCAGTGGTGTGGATTGGCCTGCATGAAAACACCATCGCCTTCGATTCCTACAAAGTGACGCTGCCGGAAGTGACCATTTATGGCAGTTATGCCGCGACGCTGCACGAGTTGCAAGAGGCCGTGAACCTGATGGCCAGCCGGCGCGTCGAAGTTGAAAGCTGGGTGCAGACCTTTCCGCTTGCCGACGGCGTGACGGCATTTCAAAAAATGTTGGCGGCCAAAGGATCAGATGTCAAGGCCGTGCTGGTGCCATAA